In Dehalococcoidia bacterium, the following are encoded in one genomic region:
- a CDS encoding MarR family transcriptional regulator gives MAALQHRVMPWILITEIYWMSYKLLERRFYHLGVSASQARVLAVLHFAKAPIKPSLVATLLFQETQSITGILHRIESRGWVRRLPDPNDRRAVGLELTDQGREITAEIIKISDELYDDMFGAVLSATDKRQIESILKKVRALGFKLPETDFKLRRAQQFSLWKD, from the coding sequence ATGGCCGCGCTCCAGCACCGCGTCATGCCATGGATCCTCATCACCGAGATCTATTGGATGTCCTACAAGCTGCTGGAGCGGCGCTTCTATCACCTTGGCGTATCCGCGTCGCAGGCGCGCGTGCTCGCCGTGCTGCACTTCGCCAAAGCACCGATCAAACCAAGTCTCGTTGCGACCCTGCTCTTCCAGGAGACGCAGAGCATCACCGGCATTCTTCACCGCATCGAGTCGCGTGGGTGGGTGCGCCGTCTGCCCGATCCCAACGACCGCCGCGCCGTCGGCCTCGAGCTGACAGACCAGGGCCGCGAGATCACCGCCGAGATCATTAAGATCAGCGACGAACTCTACGACGACATGTTCGGCGCCGTCCTCTCCGCTACCGACAAGCGCCAGATCGAATCCATCCTCAAGAAGGTGCGCGCGCTCGGCTTCAAACTCCCGGAGACGGACTTCAAACTGCGACGCGCCCAGCAGTTCTCGCTCTGGAAAGACTGA
- a CDS encoding CoA ester lyase, whose translation MVLLRSLLFVPAARERMIETATRSAADAVILDLEDAVAPELKTAGRALARASIGVLRAAGKTAMVRVNGIDSGLTRDDVMGVAVEGLDAVVLPKVQAPQELRDLDVLLREAEMMHGVRPGTVRVLPIVESARAVLACEAIAQAIDRLVGLAIGGEDYTADIGVERDADGLALQHIRGVVVQVATAYGLTPIDAPYIDFKDEGGLERDAQVARAMGLKGKFVIHPDQVATVNGVFAPNAREVARAERIIAAYEAREDGAGSISVDGRMVDAPVIERARAVLAAASELTSKRAPRQR comes from the coding sequence GTGGTCCTTCTCCGGAGCCTGTTGTTCGTCCCCGCGGCACGCGAGCGCATGATCGAAACCGCGACGCGCAGCGCCGCCGATGCAGTGATCCTGGACCTGGAAGACGCGGTGGCGCCGGAGCTAAAGACGGCGGGACGCGCGCTTGCACGGGCTTCGATCGGGGTGCTGCGCGCTGCCGGCAAGACGGCGATGGTACGCGTCAACGGCATCGACAGCGGGTTGACGCGGGACGACGTGATGGGCGTCGCGGTGGAGGGGCTCGATGCGGTGGTGCTGCCGAAGGTGCAGGCGCCGCAGGAGCTGCGCGACCTGGATGTGTTGCTGCGGGAAGCGGAGATGATGCACGGCGTGCGGCCGGGGACGGTGCGAGTGCTGCCGATCGTCGAAAGCGCGCGGGCCGTCCTGGCCTGCGAGGCGATCGCGCAGGCGATCGACCGGTTGGTGGGGCTGGCGATCGGCGGCGAGGACTACACGGCGGATATCGGCGTGGAGCGTGATGCGGACGGGCTCGCGCTGCAGCACATACGCGGCGTCGTCGTGCAGGTGGCGACGGCGTACGGGCTGACGCCGATCGATGCGCCGTATATCGACTTCAAGGACGAAGGCGGGCTGGAGCGAGACGCGCAGGTCGCGCGTGCGATGGGGCTGAAGGGCAAGTTCGTTATCCATCCGGACCAGGTGGCGACGGTGAACGGCGTGTTTGCGCCGAATGCGCGCGAGGTCGCGCGGGCGGAGCGCATCATTGCGGCGTACGAGGCCCGCGAGGATGGCGCCGGATCGATCAGCGTCGACGGGCGTATGGTCGATGCGCCGGTCATCGAGCGTGCGAGGGCCGTGCTGGCGGCGGCGTCCGAGCTAACGTCGAAGCGCGCGCCGCGGCAGCGCTGA
- the rho gene encoding transcription termination factor Rho yields MPRQQERQLENGEQPELTAEERETAITTGGILEIVDDGYGFLRGESLLPGPNDVYVSQSQIRRFGLRTGDYVTGQVRPPKDSEKYYGLLRVETVNGLDPETARNRPHFGDLTAIFPNQLIDLETPSPDLSGRLINLISPIGRGQRGLIVSPPKAGKTFLLKAIAAGIAANYPDIHLMVALIGERPEEVTDMKRSVKGEVVASTFDEPVEDHTRVAEMALERAKRLVEGGMDVVILLDSITRLTRAYNLAMPPSGRTLTGGMDPVALYPPKRFFGAARKCEEAGSLTVIATCLIDTGSRQDDVVFEEFKGTGNQELRLDRRLAERRVFPAIDIAGSSTRREELLMDENTLRQVWLMRRMMSMIASNAQNPSEATERLLDRLSRTSTNEEFLATLSKSEV; encoded by the coding sequence GTGCCGCGTCAGCAAGAGCGCCAGCTCGAAAACGGCGAGCAGCCTGAACTGACGGCCGAAGAACGCGAAACCGCCATCACCACCGGCGGCATCTTGGAAATCGTCGATGACGGTTACGGGTTCCTGCGCGGCGAAAGCCTCCTCCCCGGCCCCAACGACGTTTACGTCAGCCAGTCGCAGATCCGCCGCTTCGGACTCCGCACCGGCGATTACGTCACCGGCCAGGTGCGCCCGCCCAAGGACAGCGAAAAGTACTACGGTCTGCTCCGCGTCGAGACCGTCAACGGCCTCGACCCGGAAACCGCCAGGAACCGCCCGCACTTCGGCGACCTCACAGCGATCTTCCCGAACCAGCTCATCGACCTCGAGACACCGTCGCCCGACCTGTCGGGACGTCTTATCAACCTGATCTCGCCGATCGGACGCGGCCAGCGTGGCCTCATCGTCTCGCCGCCGAAGGCTGGCAAGACGTTCCTGCTCAAGGCGATCGCCGCCGGCATCGCCGCGAACTATCCCGACATCCACCTGATGGTCGCGCTGATCGGTGAGCGCCCCGAAGAAGTCACCGACATGAAGCGCTCCGTCAAGGGCGAAGTCGTCGCGTCCACCTTCGACGAACCCGTCGAAGACCACACACGCGTCGCCGAAATGGCGCTCGAACGCGCGAAACGCCTCGTCGAAGGCGGCATGGATGTCGTCATCCTGCTCGATAGCATCACGCGGCTCACGCGCGCCTACAACCTGGCCATGCCGCCGAGCGGTCGCACGCTCACCGGCGGTATGGACCCCGTCGCGCTCTATCCGCCCAAGCGCTTCTTCGGCGCCGCCCGTAAGTGCGAAGAGGCCGGCAGCCTGACGGTCATCGCCACCTGTCTCATCGACACCGGCAGCCGCCAGGACGACGTCGTCTTCGAAGAGTTCAAGGGCACCGGCAACCAGGAGCTGCGGCTCGACCGCCGCCTCGCCGAGCGCCGCGTCTTCCCCGCGATTGACATCGCCGGCAGCAGCACCCGCCGCGAAGAGCTCCTCATGGATGAGAACACGCTCCGCCAGGTGTGGCTGATGCGCCGCATGATGTCGATGATCGCGTCAAACGCCCAGAACCCGTCAGAGGCCACCGAGCGCCTGCTGGACCGCCTCAGCCGCACGAGCACCAACGAGGAGTTCCTCGCGACCCTCAGCAAGTCCGAAGTCTAA
- a CDS encoding M67 family metallopeptidase produces MALLLPRGMIDDMIAHARQDTPNECCGIIAGKDGRPTQLYRMRNVAEAAYLPYRYEMDGKALLGLIRELDSRDEEFHVIYHSHTATEGYPSPTDVRFAANWPDPYYVLVSLMDEQPVVRAFRIVDGEVSEESLEVG; encoded by the coding sequence ATGGCGCTGCTGCTGCCGCGCGGCATGATCGACGACATGATTGCGCACGCGCGACAGGACACGCCGAACGAGTGCTGCGGGATCATCGCGGGGAAGGACGGACGGCCGACGCAGCTCTACCGCATGCGGAATGTGGCGGAGGCGGCGTACCTGCCGTACCGGTACGAAATGGACGGCAAGGCGTTGCTCGGGCTGATCCGCGAGTTGGACTCTCGCGACGAAGAGTTTCACGTGATCTATCACTCGCACACGGCGACGGAGGGGTACCCCTCGCCGACGGATGTGCGGTTCGCGGCGAATTGGCCGGACCCGTATTACGTGCTTGTCTCGCTGATGGACGAGCAGCCCGTGGTGCGGGCGTTTCGGATCGTCGATGGCGAGGTGAGCGAGGAGTCGCTGGAGGTCGGGTAG
- a CDS encoding sulfurtransferase has product MASDVLVSTEWVADNLKNPKVKLIEVDVDTSQYDEGHAPGAVGFNWTSQLQDQTRRDIISKGQLEQLLSNAGVSNDDTIVLYGDNNNWFAAYAYWLLEMYGHKDLKLMDGGRKKWVDENRETTKDGASPQKASYKAQEPKKELRAKRDEVLSALGNAKNALVDVRSPAEFNGEIMAPPGLPETAQRMGHIPGAANVPWAQAVREDGTFKPPEELEQLYGTKGVTKDKDVIAYCRIGERSSHTWFALKHLLGYPKVKNYDGSWTEYGSLIDVPIEK; this is encoded by the coding sequence ATGGCGAGCGATGTCCTGGTCTCCACCGAATGGGTGGCGGACAATCTGAAGAATCCCAAGGTCAAACTCATCGAGGTCGATGTCGACACGTCGCAGTACGACGAAGGTCACGCGCCGGGCGCTGTAGGGTTCAACTGGACGAGCCAACTGCAGGACCAGACGCGCCGCGACATCATTTCCAAGGGGCAGCTCGAGCAGTTGCTGAGCAACGCCGGCGTCAGCAACGACGACACGATCGTGCTGTACGGCGACAACAACAACTGGTTCGCGGCATACGCGTACTGGCTGCTTGAGATGTACGGTCACAAGGATCTGAAGCTCATGGACGGCGGCCGCAAGAAGTGGGTCGACGAGAACCGCGAGACGACGAAAGACGGGGCCTCTCCGCAGAAGGCGAGCTACAAGGCGCAGGAGCCGAAGAAGGAGCTGCGCGCAAAGCGTGACGAAGTGCTTTCGGCGCTTGGCAACGCCAAGAACGCGCTGGTCGACGTGCGCTCGCCCGCGGAGTTCAACGGGGAGATCATGGCGCCGCCGGGGCTGCCCGAGACGGCGCAGCGCATGGGCCACATCCCGGGCGCGGCCAACGTGCCGTGGGCGCAAGCAGTGCGCGAGGACGGCACCTTCAAGCCGCCGGAGGAACTGGAGCAACTGTACGGCACGAAGGGTGTGACGAAGGACAAGGACGTCATCGCTTACTGCCGCATCGGCGAGCGGTCTTCGCACACGTGGTTCGCGCTGAAGCACCTGCTTGGCTATCCGAAGGTGAAGAACTACGACGGCTCGTGGACGGAGTACGGCAGCCTGATCGACGTGCCGATCGAGAAGTAA
- a CDS encoding CopD family protein, which translates to MELVDALVLWLHIFAAVLFIGPQAFLFVAAVPAIRSVADAEARARALRVVTTRFAWLGGGALAVLLATGIWNYYEAEDAGFIDADDFPRYYFTLFTKLTLVMIVVMLTALHGAVFGRKLQQLQAAGAGEPEIAAVRRWSMATSVVNFGLSVVILLLASLLGSDWSKLS; encoded by the coding sequence GTGGAACTGGTCGACGCCCTGGTCCTCTGGCTGCATATCTTCGCGGCGGTGCTGTTCATCGGGCCGCAGGCGTTCCTGTTCGTGGCGGCGGTGCCGGCTATTCGCTCCGTGGCGGACGCGGAAGCCCGGGCGCGAGCGCTGCGCGTCGTGACGACGCGGTTCGCGTGGTTGGGCGGCGGCGCGCTGGCGGTGCTGCTGGCGACGGGCATCTGGAACTACTACGAGGCGGAGGACGCCGGATTCATCGATGCGGACGATTTTCCGCGGTACTACTTCACGCTGTTCACGAAGCTGACGCTGGTGATGATCGTGGTGATGCTGACGGCGCTGCACGGCGCCGTATTCGGGCGGAAGTTGCAGCAGTTGCAGGCAGCGGGCGCGGGCGAGCCAGAGATCGCGGCGGTGCGCCGCTGGTCGATGGCAACTTCGGTCGTGAACTTCGGGCTGTCGGTGGTGATCTTGCTGCTGGCGTCGCTGCTCGGGTCGGACTGGTCGAAACTATCTTGA
- a CDS encoding M23 family metallopeptidase, whose protein sequence is MYPIAGGCLPQSDLLMPNAARDYRGGVHEGVDSYQVDNCTAIEESTPALAAKDGRVIRADHDYHELTQAELDAANDRIAAGEPNAFEVIDLLRGRQVWIDHGKGVVTRYAHLGGIPADIVVGRQVVQGEVVGYIGDSGTPESIGTPDQEIHLHWELRVGDTFLGAGLPPEEVRAIYQGLFEPVPVNASFQ, encoded by the coding sequence ATGTACCCGATCGCCGGCGGCTGCCTGCCGCAAAGCGATCTGCTCATGCCTAACGCCGCACGTGACTATCGCGGCGGCGTCCACGAAGGCGTCGACAGCTACCAGGTCGACAACTGCACCGCGATCGAAGAAAGCACTCCCGCCCTCGCCGCGAAGGACGGCCGCGTGATCCGCGCCGACCACGACTACCACGAACTCACCCAGGCCGAACTCGATGCCGCGAACGACCGCATCGCCGCCGGCGAACCGAACGCGTTCGAGGTCATCGACCTGTTGCGCGGCCGCCAGGTGTGGATCGACCACGGCAAGGGCGTCGTCACGCGCTACGCACACCTCGGCGGCATCCCCGCCGATATCGTCGTAGGCCGCCAGGTCGTGCAGGGCGAAGTGGTCGGCTACATCGGCGATTCCGGCACGCCTGAGTCGATCGGCACGCCGGACCAGGAGATCCATCTCCACTGGGAACTGCGCGTCGGCGACACGTTCCTCGGCGCGGGTCTGCCGCCCGAAGAAGTGCGGGCCATCTACCAGGGGCTCTTTGAGCCGGTGCCGGTCAATGCCTCCTTCCAATGA
- a CDS encoding TlpA disulfide reductase family protein, producing MPPSNDLPIDDISGVEERPQNRREWRGALRSLVLPLLIVATIVGVLLYVEQRGAGDAQLDHGLGVVAFPPGLNPPNTSTSTDIGDVAPDFVLETPDGEQLRFSDLRGKPVLVNFWASWCGPCREEMPEIVRAYGAHAVDGLVVLAINLQENDSQVREFATDFGMTFPIVIDRTGQIADAWRIGGPVEGIPASYFVDAEGVVRARSFGPMTADTIEEHLSSILIGDAP from the coding sequence ATGCCTCCTTCCAATGACCTGCCGATCGATGACATCTCGGGCGTCGAAGAACGCCCGCAGAACCGCCGCGAGTGGCGAGGCGCGCTGCGCAGCCTGGTGTTGCCGCTGCTCATCGTCGCGACGATCGTCGGCGTACTCCTCTACGTGGAACAGCGCGGCGCCGGTGACGCACAACTCGACCACGGTCTCGGTGTCGTCGCCTTTCCGCCCGGCTTGAATCCGCCCAATACATCGACCTCGACCGACATCGGTGACGTTGCCCCGGACTTTGTGCTCGAGACGCCGGACGGCGAGCAGCTGCGCTTCAGTGACCTGCGCGGCAAGCCCGTGCTCGTCAATTTCTGGGCGTCCTGGTGCGGCCCCTGCCGCGAAGAAATGCCCGAAATCGTCCGCGCCTACGGCGCACACGCCGTCGATGGCCTCGTCGTGCTCGCGATCAACCTGCAGGAGAACGACAGCCAGGTGCGCGAGTTCGCCACAGACTTCGGCATGACGTTTCCGATCGTCATCGACCGCACCGGCCAGATCGCCGACGCATGGCGCATCGGCGGCCCGGTCGAAGGCATCCCCGCGTCATACTTTGTCGATGCAGAAGGCGTCGTACGCGCAAGATCATTCGGCCCCATGACCGCCGACACGATCGAAGAGCACCTCTCCTCAATCCTGATCGGGGACGCGCCGTGA
- a CDS encoding transposase produces the protein MTPTAAQPSAGFQPARNSTPAPRPQRTTPPLRTHATPPATTTSSQPSAGFQPARNSTPASRFTTRRPWHEDAAGAPYFVSTRTHKSTPIFRDETLARIAIRTLTAAGQTYNFALLAYCFMPDHAHVVIVPSSEHNISAVMRIAKGAIARQVNSTTGRSGAGWQTGFFDKVPKDLDELNTYIRYVGNNPVAARFVQRASDFEFSSAHGECLDAYHAFIEGDAPADNRRPVDNHQAKAARAESPRSNQAQDTRGRAARLEGGAAEPPHHTPGGAP, from the coding sequence ATCACACCGACCGCCGCCCAACCGAGCGCGGGCTTTCAGCCCGCGCGGAATAGCACACCGGCGCCGCGACCACAGCGCACGACGCCTCCGCTCCGCACCCACGCCACGCCACCCGCTACGACCACCTCCTCCCAACCGAGCGCGGGCTTTCAGCCCGCGCGGAATAGCACGCCTGCCTCTCGATTCACAACAAGACGGCCATGGCACGAAGACGCGGCGGGCGCTCCCTACTTCGTCAGCACGCGCACGCATAAGTCCACTCCTATATTTCGCGACGAGACGCTCGCGCGGATAGCGATTCGCACTCTCACCGCTGCCGGGCAGACATACAACTTCGCATTGCTCGCCTATTGCTTCATGCCGGACCACGCACACGTCGTGATCGTTCCATCGAGCGAGCACAACATCAGCGCTGTCATGCGCATCGCAAAAGGCGCGATCGCGCGACAGGTGAACTCAACGACGGGCCGAAGCGGAGCAGGCTGGCAAACCGGATTCTTCGACAAGGTTCCCAAAGATCTCGACGAATTGAACACCTACATTCGGTACGTCGGAAACAACCCGGTTGCGGCGCGATTCGTGCAGCGAGCGAGCGACTTTGAGTTCTCGAGCGCGCACGGGGAATGTCTCGACGCGTACCACGCCTTCATTGAAGGTGATGCACCCGCTGACAACCGTCGTCCGGTCGACAACCATCAGGCGAAAGCCGCGCGGGCTGAAAGCCCGCGCTCGAATCAAGCACAAGACACGCGTGGCCGCGCGGCGAGGCTTGAAGGTGGTGCGGCTGAACCCCCACACCACACCCCCGGAGGCGCACCATGA
- a CDS encoding cytochrome c biogenesis protein ResB, translating into MTVASRAPARSRRPGAFDPFAPVWRTLTSVRFAVSFIATLALFGLLGVVIPQIPEAMRGNTTATDAWVEAQRGTFGPLTEPMHRFGIFNIFHARWFLVALGFLVLNVTVCTFNRWSPTFHNVFRPPKRVPDSFFERAHNRVELAAAPVDRVEHALRRLRFRIDRTDESGATYVFADRYPWTQLSTFVSHLALILFIAGGLVTALTGFTSDAFAGEGTTVPVFAVKDPNQLQVRVDDAIGVYGERGNPLDFRTHLTIFQNGEEVKSGTTTVNNPLEYGGYRFHQVAYWADGVELRIRDLATGNTVLRETFPLEDTTAAPRVTITDAADNVLLTDVIAPTDFLQVASGALVAVPGTDRIIWIGLTAPDDERWQVVAFDPQAGAGAALRIDEGANARFGGLNIRFENVTSLPSAVGIGVPGGEEPLLAQLVETPNGHTSLMLVGSGRPAISLAEDDPTAVDGYEYTFEGQREFAGISVKRDSGAWFIWIATGMLVIGLAVTFYVPRRRLWLKLTPESTYIAALAEKSGGFEKDMRILAQRIGVPVPPQLEEER; encoded by the coding sequence ATGACCGTCGCCTCTCGCGCCCCCGCCCGCAGCCGCCGCCCCGGCGCGTTCGATCCGTTCGCGCCCGTCTGGCGCACGCTCACGTCCGTGCGCTTCGCCGTCTCCTTTATCGCCACCCTCGCGCTCTTCGGACTGCTCGGCGTCGTCATCCCCCAGATCCCCGAAGCCATGCGCGGCAACACAACCGCCACCGATGCCTGGGTCGAGGCGCAGCGCGGCACCTTCGGCCCGCTCACCGAGCCGATGCACCGGTTCGGGATCTTCAACATCTTCCACGCCCGCTGGTTCCTCGTCGCGCTGGGCTTCCTCGTGCTGAACGTCACGGTCTGCACCTTCAACCGTTGGTCGCCGACGTTCCACAACGTCTTTCGTCCCCCGAAACGCGTGCCCGATTCATTCTTCGAGCGCGCCCACAACCGCGTAGAGCTTGCCGCCGCGCCCGTCGACCGCGTCGAACACGCACTTCGCCGTCTGCGCTTCCGCATCGACCGCACCGACGAAAGCGGCGCCACCTACGTCTTCGCCGATCGCTATCCCTGGACGCAACTCTCGACGTTCGTCAGTCATCTCGCGCTGATCCTGTTCATCGCCGGCGGACTCGTCACCGCGCTCACGGGCTTCACCTCCGACGCATTCGCCGGCGAAGGCACGACCGTGCCCGTCTTCGCCGTCAAAGATCCGAACCAACTCCAGGTCCGCGTCGATGATGCCATCGGCGTGTACGGCGAGAGGGGCAACCCGCTCGACTTCCGCACGCACCTGACGATCTTCCAGAACGGCGAAGAGGTGAAGTCCGGCACCACCACCGTCAACAATCCGCTCGAGTACGGCGGCTATCGCTTCCACCAGGTCGCCTACTGGGCAGACGGCGTCGAACTGCGGATCCGCGATCTCGCGACGGGCAACACCGTGCTGCGCGAGACCTTCCCGCTCGAAGACACGACCGCCGCGCCGCGCGTCACCATCACCGATGCTGCGGACAACGTGCTGCTCACCGACGTCATCGCCCCCACGGACTTCCTGCAGGTAGCCAGCGGCGCGCTGGTCGCCGTACCGGGCACGGACCGCATCATCTGGATCGGCCTCACCGCACCCGACGACGAGCGGTGGCAGGTCGTCGCGTTCGACCCGCAAGCTGGCGCCGGCGCCGCGCTGCGCATCGATGAAGGCGCCAACGCGCGCTTCGGCGGCCTCAACATCCGTTTCGAAAATGTGACCTCGCTGCCATCCGCGGTCGGCATCGGCGTCCCCGGCGGCGAAGAGCCTCTACTGGCGCAACTCGTCGAAACGCCGAACGGCCACACGTCGCTCATGCTCGTCGGCAGCGGCCGTCCCGCCATCTCGCTCGCCGAAGACGATCCCACCGCCGTCGATGGCTACGAGTACACGTTCGAGGGTCAGCGCGAGTTCGCCGGCATCTCCGTCAAGCGCGACTCCGGCGCGTGGTTCATCTGGATCGCCACCGGTATGCTCGTCATCGGCCTTGCTGTAACCTTCTACGTGCCGCGCCGCAGGCTCTGGCTGAAGCTCACGCCCGAGTCGACGTACATCGCGGCGCTCGCCGAAAAAAGCGGCGGATTTGAGAAGGACATGCGCATCCTGGCCCAACGCATCGGGGTGCCCGTACCACCGCAACTCGAGGAGGAACGCTAG
- a CDS encoding prolipoprotein diacylglyceryl transferase: MPVLLYLLSIDIGIDPTIADFGPFELTWHGLFTAVGILLGFLFASRFISRVGVSEDDAFSIMLIGTVTGIIGARAMFVLENRIQFEGEWLDVLRINEGGITIYGAIIGGVLGAVAYGLIRRLPIMRGLDAAGFGLLLGMAIGRIGDLINGEHISKATDLAWGVVYTNPESPSWQLGATHPATTYEMIGDLLIIGVMLLIYARFWSQRPGLTFFTGLVLYSAMRFGVSYLRIDSCPSGTDCPDYIVREWMTFPQVVSVCTFAIGVLGLAWSLLRPPREEPSAASASADVRSSRRAASSKA, encoded by the coding sequence GTGCCGGTACTGCTGTACTTGCTGTCGATCGACATCGGCATCGACCCGACGATCGCGGACTTCGGACCGTTTGAACTGACCTGGCACGGACTCTTCACGGCAGTAGGCATCCTGCTCGGCTTTCTCTTCGCCTCTCGCTTCATCTCTCGCGTCGGCGTCAGCGAGGACGATGCGTTCTCGATCATGCTGATCGGCACCGTCACCGGCATCATCGGCGCGCGCGCCATGTTCGTCCTGGAAAACCGCATCCAGTTCGAAGGCGAGTGGCTCGATGTCCTCCGTATCAACGAGGGTGGCATCACGATCTACGGCGCCATCATCGGCGGTGTGCTCGGTGCCGTCGCGTACGGCCTCATCCGGCGCCTGCCGATCATGCGCGGCCTCGATGCAGCGGGCTTCGGGCTGCTGCTCGGCATGGCGATCGGCCGCATCGGCGACCTGATCAACGGCGAACACATCTCGAAGGCCACCGATCTGGCATGGGGCGTCGTCTACACGAACCCGGAGAGTCCGAGCTGGCAACTGGGCGCCACGCACCCCGCGACGACGTACGAGATGATCGGCGACTTGCTGATCATCGGCGTCATGCTGCTCATCTACGCGCGTTTCTGGTCGCAGCGCCCCGGCCTCACGTTCTTCACGGGCCTCGTGCTCTACTCCGCCATGCGCTTCGGCGTCAGCTATCTCCGCATCGATAGCTGCCCCAGCGGCACCGATTGCCCAGACTACATCGTCCGCGAGTGGATGACCTTCCCGCAGGTGGTGTCCGTCTGTACCTTCGCGATCGGCGTCCTCGGCCTTGCCTGGTCGTTGCTAAGGCCACCCCGGGAAGAGCCGTCCGCCGCGTCTGCATCCGCGGATGTGCGATCGTCACGACGCGCCGCCTCCTCGAAGGCGTGA
- a CDS encoding glutaredoxin family protein gives MTRDVILYTRKQCNLCDETAAELRRLRDELRFTLQELDVDEDVSLREQYNDIVPVVALGDRVIAHAPVDLAELRRTLAEALPD, from the coding sequence GTGACGCGCGACGTCATCCTCTACACGCGCAAACAGTGCAACCTCTGCGATGAGACGGCGGCCGAGTTGCGCCGTCTCCGCGACGAACTGCGTTTCACGCTGCAAGAACTCGACGTCGACGAAGACGTCAGCCTCCGCGAGCAGTACAACGACATTGTCCCCGTCGTCGCACTGGGCGATCGCGTGATCGCGCACGCGCCCGTCGATCTCGCGGAGCTGCGAAGGACGCTCGCCGAGGCGCTGCCAGACTAG
- a CDS encoding glycerophosphodiester phosphodiesterase family protein encodes MANTLEMATASSTTLTAAGGSARLVCHMGVHSGRHRRNSFDAMRECFGDGVYRFEIDVHSLAGPDFIIFHDRRLETVTNGHGSIGQATPDEVRAVRFNEHPDDRPPLLSEVVEMMRDCDTELQLDLKDWRPLPEERVRALVDTVAPVKERVIVSSGQDWNLARLRRANPEIRFGFDPGHYLDHAIEGDQVFLPRTMGAYGYRDDHPLAFGRTEATGDYLEHRMEMLLLQAPGAREYFLSYRLVCQMLDDGFNPAAWLHERGIDANVWTPDYHGEESARVLERLIAAGIDRVTTNTAPAWVEAFRRRGREATAAAS; translated from the coding sequence ATGGCGAATACGCTCGAGATGGCCACCGCGAGCAGCACGACGCTGACGGCCGCAGGCGGATCGGCGCGGCTGGTCTGTCACATGGGGGTGCATTCAGGGCGCCACCGCCGTAACTCCTTCGATGCGATGCGCGAATGCTTCGGAGACGGCGTGTACCGCTTTGAAATCGACGTGCATTCGCTGGCCGGGCCGGATTTCATCATTTTTCACGACCGGCGGCTCGAAACCGTGACGAACGGCCACGGATCGATCGGGCAGGCGACGCCTGACGAAGTCCGCGCCGTGCGTTTTAACGAGCATCCGGATGACCGGCCGCCGCTGCTCAGCGAGGTCGTCGAGATGATGCGCGACTGCGATACGGAGTTGCAGCTTGACCTGAAGGACTGGCGGCCCCTGCCGGAGGAGCGCGTGCGGGCGCTCGTCGACACGGTCGCGCCGGTGAAGGAGCGCGTGATCGTATCGAGCGGGCAAGACTGGAACCTGGCGCGGCTGCGACGCGCGAACCCGGAGATCCGGTTCGGATTTGATCCCGGGCATTACCTGGACCACGCGATCGAGGGCGACCAGGTGTTCCTGCCGCGGACGATGGGCGCATACGGCTACCGCGACGACCATCCGCTGGCGTTTGGCCGCACGGAGGCGACGGGCGATTACCTGGAGCACCGCATGGAGATGCTGTTGCTGCAGGCGCCGGGTGCGCGCGAATACTTTTTGAGTTATCGCCTCGTGTGCCAGATGCTCGACGACGGCTTCAACCCGGCGGCGTGGCTGCACGAACGCGGCATCGACGCGAACGTGTGGACGCCGGACTATCACGGGGAGGAGTCAGCGCGCGTGCTGGAGCGACTGATCGCCGCCGGGATCGACCGCGTGACGACGAACACGGCGCCGGCATGGGTGGAGGCGTTTCGGCGTCGCGGCCGAGAAGCGACGGCGGCGGCGAGCTAG